CACAAGGTCGGTTTCTTCCATTGAAATATCGGGAACAAACTGTTTGATTTGTTTTCGCTCGCCTTTTGGAAAAAAGATGCGATTGCTTCTAAGAGCTCCTATCGTATGAATTCCTTTCCCTAGTCCAGCTTCAATGATACGTTTAGAGGTATACCAACTATCACAAAGGATATAGGTTGATACAGTTCGCTTTACATAAGAGTCAATCATATCAACGGCCATTTGAATTTTACTCTTTTCTTTCGATTGGTTATATAGGGCGAAATCATAGGGATACGCTAAATCCCCGCTTTGCATCATCATTCCAACGACTTGATGTCCGTAAACAGGTTTTCCTTCTTTGTGACAAAAATGGTACTGACAAGATTCAATAGGAGACTGAGCCTGTGACGAAGGTTTGGTCTTTTGTCCGATGGTGTCATCAAAGAGAAGGAATACAGGTTCCTTTTGTTTTCTTGCGTTTTTGTGAATGGTTTGGGCGGTTTTTTGTTTTGTAATTTGATTTAAATAGGTTTCGTCCCAAGCACCTTTATTTAAAAAATAGCTTAATGTTGTACGATGTTTTTTACAAAAGCTTAGCGCATGAATTTGCGATATCTTTCCTGTGAAACCGAAACTCAGCATCCCATCAATCATAGAAACAAGATGG
This portion of the Bacillus carboniphilus genome encodes:
- a CDS encoding IS701 family transposase, yielding MTRLSHQEKIHNILEEWRLPLYFSKPSMNHLVSMIDGMLSFGFTGKISQIHALSFCKKHRTTLSYFLNKGAWDETYLNQITKQKTAQTIHKNARKQKEPVFLLFDDTIGQKTKPSSQAQSPIESCQYHFCHKEGKPVYGHQVVGMMMQSGDLAYPYDFALYNQSKEKSKIQMAVDMIDSYVKRTVSTYILCDSWYTSKRIIEAGLGKGIHTIGALRSNRIFFPKGERKQIKQFVPDISMEETDLVTVGDETYRVYRYEGKLNDLELGVVLLCFKEGEPMEPKNVRSFLCTDIQLSTKKILDYYSKRWSIETYFKQIKGSLGFDGYQIRSEKAILRYWTILNFTYIFASLLKGTKFCEALHEIRNQKFGSIIRFVYDQATQGEELEKIKKELLVA